In Papaver somniferum cultivar HN1 chromosome 1, ASM357369v1, whole genome shotgun sequence, a genomic segment contains:
- the LOC113358261 gene encoding uncharacterized protein LOC113358261, protein MTKIKDKFWEYAEKLNNRFKCRDIAVCAQVPEEVQASVVIAVGEAGVNVSGTKRAKSSTGSVGESSVSVCEEPRLQQTSIPAMLSKKDKDAVDMKVALCFFLNNIAFNVIQTTGFIEMIKAVSEYGIGYSLPSYSTLRTKLVVNTKADVERYVNEVKESWSLTGCTIMSDIWTDMKKRSFINVIAYSPKGAVFLKSVERSGESNTGLFIREVLLPVIEEIGAENVVQIVTDNASNYGLACNLIMEEYPHIIKSNCAAHGVQLLFEDIYDSVDWVKDIFLKARKIYDHFYRHIILLDLMREHTKKDLRKYSKTRFASHFLMLQYILDVEDGLRNLVASVEYRNMLYSKGAVADIVKELIQGTPFWEDGKELISAMEPLVKVLRLVDGDGSTSGYIYEATDRARKAIKKRCEEDPVKYMHIWELFEFRAKSNLLHEVHAAAMYLNPPFMFDGKISYTNEAVQAALSYIYDKLIDTTERTKFSQELLLYNGKHPKIFTSISIDQISNCHPRVWWEANGGSVPILRKVAIRLLSQPCSASACERNWSAFDAAQTKKRNILAPQMLEDLVYIRMNSLMLKNSVNFELKDRDPINLENLAEWDTELVDGNLDEAIDEGFVADAQSDLNAAWMDRMCSGIGTSSRMNYRHQ, encoded by the exons ATGACGAAgataaaagacaaattttgggaaTATGCTGAGAAACTGAATAACCGTTTCAAAT GCCGTGACATTGCTGTTTGTGCACAAGTACCTGAGGAAGTACAAGCATCTGTTGTTATTGCAGTTGGGGAGGCCGGTGTTAATGTTAGTGGGACTAAAAGAGCTAAATCATCTACTGGGAGTGTTGGGGAGAGCAGCGTTAGTGTCTGTGAAGAACCAAGATTGCAACAAACTTCAATACCTGCAATGCTCAGCAAAAAGGATAAAGATGCGGTGGACATGAAAGTAGCTCTTTGTTTCTTCTTGAATAACATTGCTTTTAATGTTATACAGACAACAGGGTTTATTGAGATGATTAAGGctgtgtcggaatatggtattGGATATTCATTACCTAGTTATTCTACTCTTCGAACTAAGCTGGTTGTCAATACTAAAGCAGATGTGGAACGTTATGTAAATGAAGTCAAAGAATCTTGGAGTTTAACTGGATGCACCATCATGTCAGACATATGGACAGATATGAAAAAACGGTCGTTTATAAATGTGATTGCTTACTCACCAAAAGGGGCAGTATTCTTAAAATCAGTTGAAAGATCCGGAGAATCGAACACAGGTTTATTTATAAGGGAGGTACTTTTACCAGTTATTGAAGAGAttggtgctgaaaatgtagtgcAAATTGTGACCGACAATGCTTCAAACTATGGACTTGCTTGTAACCTGATCATGGAAGAGTATCCCCACATAATCAAATCAAACTGTGCTGCTCATGGAGTTCAATTGCTATTTGAGGATATATATGATTCTGTTGATTGGGTTAAAGATATTTTTCTCAAAGCAAGaaagatatatgaccatttctatAGGCATATCATTCTTTTGGACTTAATGAGAGAGCATACCAAGAAAGATTTGAGAAagtattctaaaaccaggtttgCGTCTCACTTTCTTATGCTTCAATATATTTTagatgttgaagatggtttgagAAACTTGGTCGCATCGGTTGAATATAGAAACATGTTGTACAGCAAAGGAGCTGTTGCTGACATAGTCAAAGAGCTTATACAAGGAACACCATTTTGGGAGGATGGGAAAGAGCTAATTTCAGCAATGGAGCCATTGGTAAAGGTATTACGGTTAGTCGATGGTGATGGGTCAACTTCAGGCTACATTTATGAAGCAACAGATAGAGCACGAAAGGCAATTAAAAAACGATGTGAAGAGGATCCTGTTAAGTATATGCATATATGGGAATTGTTTGAATTCAGAGCGAAATCTAACCTGCTTCATGAGGTTCATGCTGCTGCCATGTATTTGAACCCTCCTTTCATGTTTGATGGAAAGATTTCATATACTAATGAAGCTGTGCAAGCTGCCTTGTCATATATTTATGACAAACTGATTGATACCACTGAAAGAACCAAGTTTTCGCAAGAGCTTTTActctataatggaaaacatccAAAGATCTTTACAAGCATCTCAATAGATCAAATCAGTAATTGTCATCCaa GGGTGTGGTGGGAAGCAAATGGAGGCTCTGTTCCTATACTAAGAAAGGTTGCCATTCGTTTATTAAGTCAGCCGTGTAGTGCTTCAGCATGTGAACGTAACTGGAGTGCTTTCGATGCCGCACAAACAAAAAAGAGAAACATATTGGCTCCACAGATGTTGGAAGATCTGGTGTACATAAGGATGAACTCGTTAATGCTGAAAAATTCCGTGAACTTTGAGTTAAAAGATAGAGACCCAATTAATCTTGAAAATCTCGCAGAGTGGGACACTGAACTTGTTGATGGCAATCTGGATGAAGCTATTGATGAAGGTTTTGTAGCCGATGCTCAAAGTGACCTGAATGCTGCTTGGATGGATAGAATGTGTAGCGGCATTGGGACATCTTCGAGAATGAATTATCGTCATCAGTAG
- the LOC113312462 gene encoding uncharacterized protein LOC113312462, giving the protein MEEFVSRLLPSYISGWVSQSGGGGGGSLSSGGIGGWLMKFLRALQLWDMWLSGGHRSIHRKTLLEALAEELPAYTIYFSPKFISIETQMKRCKSSKIMLHLDYGTSIHTKVLIGCVGVHSVQVELHYAGYLYILKSMVWNTYRHN; this is encoded by the exons atggaggaatttgtCTCAAGATTACTGCCTTCATATATTTCTGGATGGGTTTCtcaaagtggtggtggtggcggtggatcATTGTCATCGGGTGGCATTGGAGGatggttgatgaagttccttcgtGCATTACAATTGTG GGACATGTGGCTTTCAGGTGGACATAGGTCAATTCACAGGAAAACCTTACTTGAAGCTTTAGCAGAAGAACTACCGGCATATACTATCTATTTCTCTCCAAAGTTTATCTCCATTGAAACTCAGATGAAGCGCTGCAAATCGTCCAAAATTATGCTGCATTTGGATTATGGGACTAGCATTCATACCAAG GTTCTGATAGGTTGCGTTGGGGTACACTCAGTTCAGGTCGAGCTGCACTACGCGGGCTATCTGTATATCCTGAAGAGCATGGTTTGGAACACTTACCGCCACAATTAA